ATATATTATGCTGGGATATTCATTACATTGATTACAATGCCTTTTTATAAAACACGTTCACCTTTTCCTGTGAACTGACTTCCCAACCACCTATACTGGAATCAACGATCTTCCAAATAACTAATAAGACTAACAAAAGGAATTAGATTAATTACTTTCTAAGTGAATCAACTAACTCTAAAGGGGGTGGGGGTGTTTCACACGCGAGAAGCATGTCCCACATACATTTATTTAGAAATATATAAAAGAAACCACTTGGACCACAAGACCCAACACTCCCTAGCAAAGAGGCATGAAATTTACAAACTGGGTGTTGAGTTAGAGTTGAGAGGCATGGAATTTACAAACTGGGTGTTGAGTTATAGTTTTTGACAATAGAACCTAGACGCCCTCTTGAATATAAGAGAAAAAATCTTTGAAAAGTGGCTTCTTGGTTGACTAATTAAATTTTGGTTTGGACTCTAGTTTTCATTCAATAGAATGAGCTCCTCGAGGGAAGGAacaaggtaaaaaaaaaaaattagtattgTGGTTAGTACAAGGTCTATGACTATGGTCtggggaggattgatgttctgctGGCTTGAGTCTGCAGCAGGGTGCTAGTGCCTGTTGAATATAGTTTGTTATAGCAAGGTTGGGTTTAGTCATCAGTACCTGTTTTGTACAAGTGGCTGTATGGGGAGAATGCTAATTTTGTTCTGTATCTAATCCTGAATGTTGGCAGTTTTTTCAAGATCCAAGTTCCAATATGGTAATATCCAAAATAATATGTTAGCATCTTTCCGAAAATTGGCATTTGATATCATGTGGCTTTAATAAGTGTCATTTCAAAATTTTCAGTTTTTGCCAGCATTTCTTGGATTTTTCGTGGGCAGGAGACCCAGTACAACCCCTACTCATAAAAAAtgcattaatatttttaaaaaatatagcaTAAAGAACATATAAGTTTTCATCGATTTTGCATAAAGTTGAGATTAGTCAAATGGTAGGCTAGTTATTTTTTTCTCCTAAATACAAGATCTCTCAAAATGTATCAAGCTAattaatatacatataaagattGTGTTTCACATCATGTTTCAGGTACTATGCTCCTGCACTTGGCTTTTTGATGTTTGCTGTTGGCATTAATTCAAGTGCAAAGGACTTCATCCTTGCCATTAAGCAACCAAGAGTTATAGCCTCTGGCTACATCGGACAAATCATCATAAAGCCCTTACTTGGTTTTGCTGTTGGAAATGCTGCAGTGAACATTTTCCATCTTCCAGAGGCCATTGGTATAAATTTTTGATAGACAATATTTAACTATTGTACTTTTAAAAACTTTTAAGAGTTAATAATCAGACGTGGATGTGTATCTACAGGTGCAGGAATAATTTTGATATCATGTGTTAGTGGGGCCCAACTTTCAAATTATGCAACATTTCTGACAGAGCCTACCATGGCTCCTTTGAGCATAGTCATGACAGCTCTATCAACTGCTTCAGCCGTCATCACTACACCACTTCTTACCCTTCTGTTGCTAGGCAAGCAACTGCCTGTTGATGTAAAAGGAATGATGGGTAGTATTATGCAAATTGTAGTTGCCCCTGTTGCAGTAGGCTTGCTTCTGAACAAGTATGGATATAACTCATTACTCCCCAACTAATGAAAACAACTCATTTTCTGCTGATTATTTTGAGTTGAACTTTTCTATCTTAGTTTTCATTGGAGAAATTGTTTTCTTTTGGAATAAGATGTTAGTCATGCTTTGGTGTCTGCATAAAAGGTCTATTCAAACctaaatattatatatatgcatagaaagAGAGAAGAGGGATTGGGGAGAGGGTGAGGAAGGGAATGGGGATTGGGAGGATGGAGGAGCTGGGGTCAAATTCAAAGTAAATGTCTTCCATATATTCTTTCTAGAAATGAACAGCTCTTCCAAAATTGAAAGATGAGCTTTTCTTTAGTATTGGTTCTTACTTTTGcatatttcaaaacaaaaaaaaacacttgTTATTTTATTAACTATTAAAgatcttgttgatgtgttttttatgcactattgaacacagaataaaataccaaagtatcttattctctcttgaacaaagtctctcaaatgctatgcttcgcgatcaaatgagacaactccaaggttacgaaatgtcaggtcttgactcgtggataagctcaatggtttgatgtgataatgttaaaatcacaaggggacttacgttgtacatgaatgcttgaatacttggaaATTGTTGGAACTCGGGACTAACAAAGAAAGTTCAAAAAGAAAGGGTTTAGAGAGTCTAATCTAGTCCTAGGAATGTAGGATGTAGTGAATGATTTGGTGAGACTCTACTAGActtttctttgacatcaatgaacaactccacaaagctagtgtaATCTTCTAAGGTAAAGTTATTACTaccatcaacatcaataccatcaaggcaatgcataccaaTGGACGAGCAATAATTGAAGTTAAATTCGATTCACATTTCAGTTGACCACATAAGGCAAACtcacaatcagcaagaagctagtggtatggattaaacgaATTTCACCACTAATCATTCacaattcctttcattcatctaatcaacatgaaagcaaatgagaattggaaaccatgcaacttgttgaacaacacatttcaccatatcttcaatgaaaagagtatattTATTTACAAGCCTTAAcaccaatttcttcttctcctaatctactctacTCCTAACTTCTAATGATCTAACTGCCAACTATCTTCTACTCTTCTACTGCTAACTATTAACCTTCTCGAATAAGAGcactgagccttatatagaggtctcattacaatgaatggctcagattgattcaagatcaatggctgagattttacaataaaaccctaattagagtttgttacaaccaccattacattggccaatgagAGATGAGGGTAGGTAAgacaaataatatttgatgtagcgcctcgtgtcacctattccctccttgaatgaatgttgacaTGGTGCCATTTGATTGAACGAATGGTGATTGGGATGTCACCTCAACTTGCCTTGTAAacttaatcaatttgccttgaaCATTCTTCATGATGCTTGGAATTCCTTATGACCATGTCTTGGATttttctttccttcatttgttcATTATCATGGTGAAGCTTCTTCGTGTTTGATCTAGTCCACGTCTTTGCCTTTGGAAATCCTTGTAATGTTGATCTTCCTCATTGAAATATATCTTTCTCAAGTCTCCTCCCTGCCTTGGGCAATCCTCTTTCACATCAAGCCTCGATCATCTTGCGTCCCTTCCTTGTAGTACACTTGCAAAGTAAACAAACATTGAATCAAGCACCAATAGGATAAACTTTATTTCAaccttggtggaaaatcgatcaTCACAAGGATAGATCAGTTCCTAAAACATCTGCAATATCTTTGCCCATTCCTTCACTTCGTGGAAATTCCATGCCTATAGTGACTCCTTTGTTATTGGTCTTCATTTAAATTGATTTGTCCCTTTGTAATTCTACCCTCAAGTAGAAATCTGACCCCCATCGGgactcattgtccttgaaaattttgtTTGATTTGATCACCATTTGATGGAGTGGAAATTCTAACCTCATCACGACACTTCTATGTTCCTTACTTTGTCCTTATTCCTGATGGGTAAGTTGATTGTTAATTTTCCAGTATTAACTTTGGTTCTGATTTCAATCAGAAAATTGGAACTATGTAACATAAttctggaaaatacaaaggatttGATCAAAATCTGGAAAAAATTTCTTCAGAAAACCtgattttcaaacttaggataagTCTGATTGCAATAAATAAGTCTGATGACACCCCTGTAAAATCATAAAATGGAGGAAATTGCCATCAAATGTGTTGTCTCAGTTCTGATTTCTGAGTGTAAATGTCTGAGAACACCCCTGTAACTTGCACTTCAATGGCTGGAAGTGATCTTGATTATGGTGCAATTCATTTGTCTGAAGCGATCTGCCCTTGCTTAGCTGAAAATCATCACGTTTTGCCTGAATCTATGGTTGGGAATGACCCTTCAGTCTGAGAATGGTGGCCGGTAAAAACATTCCACGTCTGAAGACGCCTCTCTAAACTCAAAAAATGGTAGATTTTGATACTTGAAACACTTTCCCAGGTTTGAACTTCTTGGTTTGAGGTCTGAATACACCTTAAGTCTGGAAAAAGGTAGAATCTTGTTGTCTTTGGCATATCCCAGGTTTGATTTTGTCCCTTTGAAGTCTGAGAACACACATATAAATCACACTTCAATGGCTGGGAGTGACCACAGCCATGGCACACCTCCACACACAAGGTGATTTGTCCAAACTTGACTGAAAATGCACATGCCTTGGCCGAAGTTGATAGCTGGAAATGATGTTTGGTCTgagaatgatgctggaaatgagacTTCAGACCTTGGATTAGCAATGGCACCCTTCCAATGATGTCACAAACTCTCAACAATGGTGCCACACGCACACTCAAACAAAATCGCCCTCCAATCAGCAATGTCACTGCACTTGATGGCTCACAAATCCTTCCAATGGTGGCACAATCGGCCACTCAGGCAAAATCACACCCTCTCCAATAATGGGGCACCTTCAATCAGCCCTCTAACTGTCACATCAATcgcaatataatataatataagtgCTGGGCTGGGTCTTTTATTCATGTTTTTGCCTTACAAATTCACCatacaagcaatgtgggataaaacttaaTCTTTACCAGCACAAAGGAAAACCGATGGGCATTGGGATCTCAACACTTGGTGTTTTTTAAACATGCTTGATCATTAAATATGTGCGGTGGGGGAAAATTGACCTTCATCTAGGCAAAATTAATTCCATCACGTAATTCATTTGCATCCCCAAATTCACTCCAAGGGAAAATCGATGGCCATCTGGACAAATAAATTTGGTCATTTCATGTAAAAATACCCCCTGGTGGAAATTCGCTCTTCATCGGGACTCAAAATCCcattaaaacttgtcaaattctaTCAAAATATCTTCCAGGGGAAAATCGAACCCCATCTGGACATGAAAATCTTGTCATTTTCCATCATTTTATCCCCATTGGAAAATCGACCTCCATCGGGACACATAAACTTGCTCAAGTCCTTGCATGTTTATTCATTCTTACCTCATTTTGTTCCACTCcacaatgaatgtgggataaatattACAAAATACTAGCCTAGTGGAAAAACATGGGTCATCGAGACACTTCATTTGCCTTGAGTGGAAAAATGACCTCCATCGGGACAACCTTAGTGGAGAATCCAGATGCATTGGGATTTTCCCAAAAACACTGTCCATGAGGGGGAAAACACGCCTTATCAAGACACACCATTTTCATTATAAAAATCACTTCTTTTTGCTCAAAACATAGTGAAAAATCATGCTCCATCGGGACAAAGTCCATTTATGCCCTCAAAATTCAATGGAAAAACACCTACCATCGGAATTTTTCACTTTTATGCCTTCATTTCATGGGGTAAAAACACATTCCATTGGGATTATGATGATTTTGACACTGTAAAAGTCCAAACTTATCATATTTTATCATTTCGCTCAATGGAAATTCTATTTCCATTGGGACTTTTAACATTTTAGCTTGATTTGAGTGGGGGAAAGGGGTCCATCAAGATTTTGTGCATTTTTTACTTGTTTTACCTCCTAGGAGTGAAAAAACGACTCCTATAGGGACCTTTAGCACCTGCGCATAGAAATCACACCAATTTGCAACATTTTTATCATTTTCGCTCACATTTCAAGGCAAAATTGAAACTCAACACTTAGCAAGAATAAATCAAAACTGCAAGGCAATTCGACACTTGTGATCATTTTAACAATTTTAACACCATTTCAACATTTTGACATGACACCCTCTCATAAGCAAAGGCTAAAACTAGGAAACTACTGCTAAACTAAGACAACCTAAGCAAAACATCTACACTAAAAGCGagaaagtgggggtccccatttgcaatggggcgatgtgtgaaaacatcaaaACAGATCTGAGGTCCACCTAACTTCAAAATACTCTTATGTATTTTACATGAATTGATCAACATTGGCAGTAGATTTCTAGTAAAATCCATTTTCTCCAATGGGAGCCAAGTGGCAGGGGGAAAATGTATAATTCAGTAGGAATCTTGGCTCCACGAGGATAAAAATTGCTAGTTTTCCCAGTCTATTATAGTGGAAATTTGTAGTCCTTCTAGTAGATAGAATAGAATTAGACATATTTTCTGTACCATGGGGCTTCCTTTCATCTTTTAAAGAGTAGAGACAGTGGACAAAATAAGAGGGACAGTACCAATACAGGTAATTTCTAGTTGTCTTCAATTAAGTGAAAAAAAAGAGTGGCTTGTTGTAGATGACACATCTCGTTGTGGTAGAAATACTTGATTCTAGTTAAACATATGCATCCGTGATGAATGGAATGCCAAGAATTGTGGGAAGAATTTAGTTAAAAGCAAGTTTTGAAGAACAGCTGGCAGCAATCACCATAGGATAAGACAATTCAAGGTGGACCATCCCCATGGGAAAACAAAAGGAGGGCAACTATACTCCAATCTACATAAGTATATGAGGGAAAACCATCCACCACAGTGTAATAGCAAATAATGGATTTAATTGCATTATCTGGATGGAGGATTGAAATAGGCATAGATGAAAGACATGTCAGAAGTAACTCCTCTACATCTAAAGGTGCAGATCTGCTGGAAAAAGTAAATACAGTTCTGGTTACAACTTCTTGAATCAGGAAATAGATGAATATTTAGTAATAAAATTTATGTTAATTTTTAGATCACCGACACTTTGGATCTTCATCGTTAGACATTTTTTAATAACTAATCAAAACACAAAGTGAATCTACAGTACATTGTCTTTCCATTGTGTGTAAACAAATAGGATAGTTACAAAAATAGAACAGATTTATTActgttattattatcatcattttAGTTGGCTACTTTGTCCACTAAGATTCTGAATTGATTAATCATTTGTCTTCTTAAGGTTTGCTCCCCAACTTTGTTCAGTAATTCGACCATTGCTGCCACCAATGTCAGTTTTTGTAACTTCGCTTTGTATCGGAGCTCCATTGGCAACAAATATCAATGCTATTCGCTCTCCTTTTGGACTTACCATCCTTATTCTCGTTGTTGGATTTCATGCATTAGCTTTTGTGGCTGGTTATTTTCTCACTGGTTTTGCCTTTTCAACAACACCTTATGTAAAAGGTCTTCAGAGAACCATTTCTTTTCAGACAGGTAAATATCAACTACTCTGCTTATCATGCAATCGGAACAGAAATAATAGTCCTTtagaatggttgaaaatgaaatctagCCTTTTGAAGTCTGAGACTTCTGAGTTTCCTTTTGCAGGTATGCAGAGCAGTCTTTTAGGCCTTGCTCTTGCAAATAAATTCTTCAAAGATCCTCTCGTAGGGATACCTTCAGCTATTTCGGTTTGTCATCTGCACTTTCCCACttaatattttctaaaaaaatttgaaattatagttcatttatttataattttatttcatcCTTGACCTCTATGGCTGTATCCCCCATTCTTGTACGCAAAGTGTGAACTGTGAAAGATAGAGATTAAAGAATTTTGatccttcatcttctttgtctgtttATCTTGCATGTAGTAAAtaaattatccttttttaattggtaagtttttttgttttttttttggcaaaaggcgCAGGGCCTGAAAAtagtattaaattattaatatttaaaatgtTTCCATAATAGACATAGTTTGAACAGAGAAAGCATCAAGTACATAGAATCACAGGGGCCCCAACCAGATAACACAATACAGTAAAAGAATGGCAGGCAAAACAGAGAACTAGACTCTCCCCAAAAAATATACATTTATAGGACTATTTCAATTATTGGGGCTGTTCTTTCCCATTTCCTCGACCTCCATGTTGGCAATTTCGTCATTGTTGTTGCCTTGCACTTCAGCATCAGCATCATCTGGAGCCCATGCTAGTATTGTTGAGTGTGCTTGCGGGTCTGGATGAACAAGCTCCAGCTTCGGCTTCTTATGTTGCTTGTGCACTTTAAGATAGTGAAGCACATAAAACACCTCCGAGAAATGGTTTGCCACAGGTTGGGTTAGCAGGTTACCAAACAAAGCCATCTCATGCTCAAAAAATCTGCAGTTATTAGTATCTAGCCCTTTCTTCATTGCCTCATACATCTTGACAAACAGGGGCTTTTTCCATAAATATCTGCATGGGAACAGACCCCCAACCCTTGCCTTACCCTTGTGCAGATCATAGTTTTAGATTGCATTATCTAAAATATCTCCCCGTAATACTTAGGTTTAACAAATTGAAAGGCAATTTATACTAGGTGCCCATAGTTTTGCAGAAGATCAAAACAGTTGGAAAGGAAAATAGACACCACCTGAGACGGGTAGAGGCTTCTTGGTGCAGTGGCTTCCAGTAGCTCCTCTCCCACGATCACCTTGATAGCCCTTTCCACCTTGTCACAGTCCCAGGTGAAGACTTTTTGCATATGGACTGTTGTAAATGGACCAGAGACTGGGGATTCCCACTTCCTGATGGGGATTCAGATCCTATGGTTCTGTGGGCAATATGCCATTTGAACCAGACAACCCCATGAATTCTAGAACTATCTCTATTTTTGTTGTGGCTAAAAGAGAAGTGTGGGAAGAGCAAGGACAGATAACATTAAATAGAAAAAATTGCCCAAACACCTGCCAGAGAGATATCGAGTATCCCTCATTCGAGTTGTTTGCACATGTTTACATGTGGGAGATTTGATAggcatttatgaatggaggtgcCTGCATACAATCCAAACTCATACAATTAACATCTGGCTCGATTGTTTCGCAAGCAATATTCCTTTAAGAGAACTATTAATCATGGCATCTTGTATTGGATTTGTACTGAGCACTGAGGACGTGGCATGAAGGCAAGAGATTGATTTCCGCCCCAATGCCATGTATCTTACAAGAAATCATTACACTGACCTCTAGATCCACAATTTGATATAGAACCTGCAGCAGGACAAAAGTTAACTTTAAAGCACCCGCACAAGGACCAACcatgtgttggtaaacagatttgtctctcacaatttatttaatttttgtactctttagcccaagaaatgaaagacaaatttcaccaaacagttggaaaatcattatattgattaacctctgaattaaggtacagctccctttaataaatattcaatcagctccaaattacgcacaaccaatattatacttttcaccagaaagcacagaaaggtaattgcattcaccagtcaacaccaaatgaacgcaagcattgattcatatataattctttgtataaagccgacagacttcacatgtacactaaaacaaaatgaaaaagcttAAAAGATGAATTCCACTGATATTTTCTGCATACGTAGAAAGTTATGACAGATcctttcttgaaatagattctcacagaaatcaaatttcaaacacagACACACAAATTCGAAGTCAAAGATAactgtcatttgattttcattcataaatggTCCTCAACTTTACACATACACAAAGTTTTCAGCTAAAATTAAAAAGATagttttttcaaaaacttagtgaaccccatcaaagtcattacaaagcttataaataggtcaccagaccaatagttttaaccaaaggtaaaattaactcgaaagagttaatgagaaactaccctaactgcataactgAAAATAAGAGACaactagactcgctggcaaacaactgccagcagtgctagtcatgtcgtcGATTCTGTTTCAGTCAGATTGTCCGGGTTGTTATTCTGGACGGACACCATAACCGCTTTCGCTGCACTCCACTCCCGATGAACCTTCGAGAACTCCTGAATTACCGCTACATGTGGCAGGCTGATGTGTattaccctttgcttccagagTTCTTTCTTCCTTTTCACCATCTGTACTTTATCCCTGTGTGAATCCAAGTGATCTAGGCAAACTGTGAGCATTgactccactttggaaatcctcataAAATCTTCCACAactaaggatttctccactttaatttgcttaatgtggctgctgaattgattgatcatttcTGTTGTATCTTCCAAAGTCTGGCTATCCTCCTTAAGCAACTGGACATCTACGCagcgcaaatccttttgcatggttgttctcagGGTTGTTAGTTCGCCTCGTAAACTGGCAGATTCGCTACGACCTTGCTTGATGATTTGGTTACACCACTATGCTTTctttgcatatgaacattatatcttcatttaaccctggcacttgtctttcggcaagaaaattcatcaagccatagcgCTGAA
The nucleotide sequence above comes from Cryptomeria japonica chromosome 11, Sugi_1.0, whole genome shotgun sequence. Encoded proteins:
- the LOC131061255 gene encoding probable sodium/metabolite cotransporter BASS5, chloroplastic isoform X1, with the protein product MNTQLRLQIPRTPQLCPPFYPHLHSFDIKSRHSSAWKSKPSLVNFRSPPLICQDTYEKSFIKCQNREIGASEWQKKEEELPISKGLTLNGINILNSLKNANSFIPHAVVASTLLALVFPPSFTWFTNRYYAPALGFLMFAVGINSSAKDFILAIKQPRVIASGYIGQIIIKPLLGFAVGNAAVNIFHLPEAIGAGIILISCVSGAQLSNYATFLTEPTMAPLSIVMTALSTASAVITTPLLTLLLLGKQLPVDVKGMMGSIMQIVVAPVAVGLLLNKFAPQLCSVIRPLLPPMSVFVTSLCIGAPLATNINAIRSPFGLTILILVVGFHALAFVAGYFLTGFAFSTTPYVKGLQRTISFQTGMQSSLLGLALANKFFKDPLVGIPSAISVVVMSLIAFGLVVLWEKEKTVNQDELLASRIVDS
- the LOC131061255 gene encoding probable sodium/metabolite cotransporter BASS5, chloroplastic isoform X2, translating into MNTQLRLQIPRTPQLCPPFYPHLHSFDIKSRPWKSKPSLVNFRSPPLICQDTYEKSFIKCQNREIGASEWQKKEEELPISKGLTLNGINILNSLKNANSFIPHAVVASTLLALVFPPSFTWFTNRYYAPALGFLMFAVGINSSAKDFILAIKQPRVIASGYIGQIIIKPLLGFAVGNAAVNIFHLPEAIGAGIILISCVSGAQLSNYATFLTEPTMAPLSIVMTALSTASAVITTPLLTLLLLGKQLPVDVKGMMGSIMQIVVAPVAVGLLLNKFAPQLCSVIRPLLPPMSVFVTSLCIGAPLATNINAIRSPFGLTILILVVGFHALAFVAGYFLTGFAFSTTPYVKGLQRTISFQTGMQSSLLGLALANKFFKDPLVGIPSAISVVVMSLIAFGLVVLWEKEKTVNQDELLASRIVDS
- the LOC131061255 gene encoding probable sodium/metabolite cotransporter BASS5, chloroplastic isoform X3, yielding MQIPLFLMQLWYYAPALGFLMFAVGINSSAKDFILAIKQPRVIASGYIGQIIIKPLLGFAVGNAAVNIFHLPEAIGAGIILISCVSGAQLSNYATFLTEPTMAPLSIVMTALSTASAVITTPLLTLLLLGKQLPVDVKGMMGSIMQIVVAPVAVGLLLNKFAPQLCSVIRPLLPPMSVFVTSLCIGAPLATNINAIRSPFGLTILILVVGFHALAFVAGYFLTGFAFSTTPYVKGLQRTISFQTGMQSSLLGLALANKFFKDPLVGIPSAISVVVMSLIAFGLVVLWEKEKTVNQDELLASRIVDS